The DNA window GTGCAGCCACGCACCGGCGCGGATCGCCGCCTGATAGAAAACAAGGTGACCCGCGACCCCCATGCGCTCGACCGATCGTGATGTTCCGACGCGATTCCTACCGCATCCGGGGTCCGGGAAACAAAACGGACCAACGGAGGTACATCGATGAGCACTCAGAAGACCGCGATCGTCACCGGCTCGGCGCGAGGGATCGGCGCCGCCGTCGCCAAGCGCCTCGCGTCGGACGGATTGGCGGTGGGCGTTCTCGACCTCGACGCCGACGCCTGCGCCGACACCGTCAAAGCCATCACCGACGCTGGTGGCAAGGCTATTGCGGTGGGTGCCGACGTGGCCGACGAGGCGTCGGTCGGTCGTGCGGTCACCCAGGTTTTCGATCAGCTGGGCGCGCCGACCGTCGTGGTCAACAACGCCGGTGTGCTGCGCGACAACCTGCTGTTCAAGATGTCGGTCGACGACTGGGACACCGTCCTCGCCGTGCACCTGCGCGGTGCGTTCAATGTGACCAAGGCCGCACAGAAGTACATGGTCGAGGCCGGCTGGGGCCGCATCGTGAACCTGTCGAGCACCTCGGCGCTCGGTAACCGCGGACAGGCCAACTACTCCGCTGCCAAGGCCGGCATGCAGGGCTTCACCAAGACCCTGGCCATCGAACTCGGCAAGTTCGGCGTCACCGCCAACGCGATCGCCCCCGGCTTCATCGCGACGGACATGACCGCGGCCACCGCAGCGCGGGTCGGCGCCGACTTCGAGGAGTTCAAGAAGGCTGCCGCCTCGCAGATCCCGGTCAACCGCGTCGGCGTGCCCGAGGACATCGCCCACACCGCGTCGTTCTTCGTCAGCGAGGGCGCCGGATTCGTGTCCGGTCAGGTGATCTACGTCGCCGGTGGTCCCAAGGACTGACTCTCGCCGCGGACCCGACGAGCCGCTGTGGCACAATCGGGTCCGCGATATTCCCCCATGGTGTAATCGGCAACACTTCTGATTTTGGTTCAGGCATTCCAGGTTCGAGTCCTGGTGGGGGAGCCGAGAGAGCCGCGGGTCACCGTCTGCGGAGGACTCGCGCCCACCCAGGTGATGAGATCGCGGCCGGGTTGGCAGTTGTCGATGACGTCTAAGGAGCGCAGGATCTCGCGGTCGTCGCGGGTGATCATGTCGGAAGCTCGTTGGCCGGTGTAGTGCAGTCCGTCGCCGCCTCATACGTCGGTGGAGCCGGTGCATCCACCGCCTGGTTGGAAGAGGGTCTCGTCGATCAGGCGGCCTTGCGGAAAGTATTGGCCCACATAGGCGTTGGTCGCGGAGTGGTCCAGCAGGAAGGACACCTTGGCGCAGAAGTTGCCTTGCTTGTCTTCGTAGGGTTGTCCGGCGCTGCTCGTGACGACGTGCGCGTTGGCCGGCAGTTCGACCTGGAGTTCTCGGGCCACGTCGGCGGTGTCGACTCCTGATTCGCCGCAGGCGGCGAGGAGTGCGAGTGCAACTGTGCAGAGCGTGACGGCGGATTTACGGGGCATGAGTTCGTGATGGGTCGAGGTGCCGACGGAGTCGATGTCTGCGCCGGTGGGGAGACTTCACGACGATAGACCAATTGCCCTACCCGATTCTCAGGTGACTGCGCCATCCTGGATCGGTGGGTCATCCTGAAGTCGTGCATGAGTCCGTCGAACCAGAACCCGACGACGAGGCCGCCATCCTCGCCGAGGTCGTCGGCTCCTGGAACCGGATCGTCGCCTGGACGCTGACCGTGGGCGGTCTGATCTCGTTCGTCGCGGCGTTCACCCTCACCATCGAGCGCTTCGAGCTGGCGGAGAACCCGAAGTACGTGCCGTCGTGCAGCTTCAACCCGGTGCTGTCGTGCGGATCGGTGATGGCCACGCCGCAGGCGGCGGTTTTCGGCTTCCCGAACCCGATGATCGGCATCGCGGCCTTCGCGGTGGCCGTGACCTTTGGATTGGGGTTGTTCGCGGGAGCCCGGTTCGCCGGCTGGTTCTGGGCGGGTTTGCAGGTCGGGGTCACGCTGGGGATGGTCTTCATCTGCTGGCTGATCTATCAGAGCCTCTACGAGATCGGTGCTCTGTGCCCGTACTGCATGGTGGTGTGGGCGATGATGATCCCGATCTTCGTCTTCGTCAGTGTCCGCAATGCGCACGCCAGTGGGCTGACGTCGCGGTCATCGTTTGTCGCGTTGCTCGCCCGCAATCACGCGCTGATCATCACGGTGTGGGTGCTGGTGATCATCGCCCTTGTCGGACAACGTTTCTGGTCGTACTGGTCTAGTCTGTACTGACCCATCTCTCGTGACATTGACACATGGTAGATTTGCGTTAGTGAACCTGCCCCGAAGTCGACGGTGAATCCGTCAGGATGGACCCATGTCACAACTGACCTACGAGGAGTTCGGCCGTCGCTTCTTCGAGGTCGCGGTGTCCGAGGAGCGGGTGGGGGCCGCGTTCTCGTCGCTCGTGGGCGAGTCCTTTGAAGTGGGGCCCATCTCATCGGGGCCAGGCGGAATCGCCAAAGTGCTTGCCCGCGTGCGGATCGACGAACCGGAGATCACGCGTGACGTGGGCGAGCTGATCACCTTCGAGGTCCAGATCCCGCTCACGATCCGCCTGCTGGTGGACCTCAAGGTCGACCGGATCAAATACGACGTCGACGGACGGGTGGCGCTGGCCCTGACGGCGCGGGCCGCCGAACCGCTCGAACTGCGCATCGAGGTGCAACCACCCAAACCCCGGGACGTGACCGTGGGGGTGGCATCGCACAACCTGCGCGGCGAGATCATCCGCGTGGTGGGCCAGATCGACGACGAGATCAAACGCGTGATCGCCAAACACGTCGCCGCCGAGATCGACAAACCGGAGATCCGCAAAGCGCGGATCATCGACGTTTCAACCGAACTCGGACGCGCCTTCGAATCCTTGTGACGCACGTCGGGGACGGTGACCCTCCGGTCACCGTCCCCGACGAAGCGTTGCGATCCGATCAGACCGTCGTGTGGGTCTTGCGCCCGGTGATCGCCAGATAGGCGGCGATCAGCACCACGGCGACGATCACCCCCACGATGAACGGGATGATCTGCCATCCGCCGTTCTCGTTGTTGTAGCCGAACAGGCTGTAGCAGATCCACGAGCCGATCAGCGAGCCCAGCACGCCGAGCACGATGGTCATGAGGACGCCGATGTTCTGCTTACCCGGCATGACCAGGCGCGCGAGCGCACCGATGATGAGTCCGACGATGATTGCACTGATGATGGTCCAAAGCATGGGAACTCCCCCTGGGGAACGGTGTACCGACTGCGTATGTACTGACCGCTCACGCACGCTGCTCGACGCGAACCGTGCCCCCGACGTTACCGGTGGGGTGCGGCTTCATCGGCGTTCGCAACCGAATCGAGACCGCTGAAACGTTGACCGTGCGCTCGAGCTCGACTGCACGATCGATGGGCGGTCGGTCAGAGCATGTGCACCTTGCGGTACACCTTCGCGGCGGCCGGGGTGAGCATCCCGACCTCGTCGAGGAATTCCATCAGATGGGCGCATCCGCTGCGCACCATCGACTGGAAGTGATGGTTGCGGCGCATCTCGGCCACCGCGCGGTGCTTGTCCAGGCCCGCATCGGCATATGCTTGCGGCCGAACGAGACTCGTGAAGATGAACGACGCCGCGACGGCCGTGTGATACGCGCTCCACCGTCGTTTCATCGGCCCGGCCTGGGCCATGGCCTCGCGCACCTGCTCGCGCGCGTAGCGCATGTGGCGGGACTCCTCGAGCACGTGGATCTCGTTGACCGTTCGGATGAACGGCAAGACCCGCTCGTCGCGCATGCATCCGCGCTGGAACACGTCGAGAATCTCCTCGGCCACGAGGATGCCCGCATACGCGACCTCGTTCTTGGTGGTGGCGCCGAAGAGCTTGCCCGCCTTGCCGATCCGCGGATGAGGCTGATACGAGGTGCCCACCATCTTCTCGGTCGCCTTGGCGAACATGAGTGAGTGTCGGCACTCGTCGGCGATCTCGGTCAACGCGAACTGGAACTCGCCACTGTGGTACTCGCCGAGATACTGGTCGCGAATGACCAACTGCTGCAAGAGCATCTCGAACCAGATGCCGATGCTCATGATCGAGGCGAACTCGTGGCGGGTGAGTCGCACGCGCTGCTCTTCGGTCAGCTCCGCCCAGTAGTCCGTCCCGTACAGGGTCGACCATTCCGGGCTGCAGCCGTAGTGCCGCGGATCCATCGGTGCGTCCCAGTCGATCTCGGTCAGGGCATTGCGCGACAGGCGTGCGGCCGAGGCGAGCAGCCGGTGGGAGACCACCTCGGTGCCGCGCTCGAGCGTGCTCGTGTCGTCGTGGATCTCGCGTTCCTGCTGAATGGTCATCGGCGTCCTCGAGTCAGGGCAACAGTTACATCGATTGATGTAACGGTAACACCATTCGATGTCATCGTCGAGGTTGAGATCAGACGATGAGTCCCTCGCTCTTGAGCCAGTCGTAGGCCACGTCGGCCGGGTCCTCGCCGTCGATGTCGACGCGGGCGTTGAGGTCGAGCATGACGTCGTTGGTGAGGCGCTGGGAGATGGCGCCGAGGAGGTCGGCCAGTTGCGGGTATTTGCGCATGATCTCGCCGCGCACCACGGCCGTGCCGCTGTAGGGGAGGAAGAACTTCTTGTCGTCGTCGAGCAGAACCAGTCCGAGGTTCTTCACGCGTCCGTCGGTGGTGTACACCTCGCCGAAATTGCAGGGGTCCGCGTTGTTGGTGGCCGAGTAGATGACCCCGGCATCCATCCGGGTGACGTTGCGCGGCGGGACGCCGTTCGGCTTGTTGTAGGGAATCCCGTACTTGGCGAGCATGGACAGGAATCCGTCGGCGCGAGAGAAGAATTCGTCGTCGACGCAGAAGGTTCGGTCCCGCTCGGGGAGTCGCGCCACGTCGGAGAGCGTTCGGACGTTGAGCCGTTTCGCGGTGGCGGGTGAGGCCGCGAAGGCATAGGTGTCGTTGAAGTTGGCCGGCGGCAACCAGACCAGGTCGTAGTCGGACTTCTCGATCGCGGCGACCTGCTTCCACAGTTCGGTCGGATCACTGATGGTCTCGGTCTTCTGGTGATAGTTCACCCATGCGGTGCCGGTGTACTCCCACAAGATGTCCGCGTCGCCGTTGAGTTGGGCCTGCCGCGACGACGCCGAGCCGGGTGCACCGGTCATGTCGGTGACGTCGGCGCCGGCCGACGCCAGGTAGCTGGCGGTGATCTTGCCCAGGATGACGCCCTCGGTGAAGCTCTTGGACGTCACCACGAGCTCGGCGCCCGCCAGCGGCTTGGCACCGTCGGGCAGCGCCCCGGTCTTGAACGTGCCCGACGAACTGACCAGCCCGCATCCGGCGATCGTGAGCAGGGCGACGACGGAGAGTACCGTCAGCAGACCACGTGATGTCCGCATCGCCTTCGCCCCGCTCATCGCAGCCCCTTCGGTGTTGCGGCGAACTCGAAGAGCCTGCCGAGCCAGTCGATGATCAACGCGAGCAGGCCCACCAGGATGGCACCGGAGACCAGTAGTTTCGGCAGGAACAGCGTGATGCCCGTGGTGATGAGCGTGCCCAGGCTCGAGGCGCCGATGAAGGTACTGAGCGTGGCCGTCCCGACCAGGATGACGAGTGCGGTCCGGACGCCGTTGAGGATGACCGGAACGGCCAGCGGCAGCTCGACCTGCACCAGCGTTCGCAGCCCGGAATAGCCGATGCCGCGGGAGGCCTCGATGGTGCGCGCGTCCACCTGTCGCAATCCGACAATCGTGTTCTGCAGGATCGGCAGCACCGCGTAGACGACGAGGCCGACGACGGCCGCCTTGAACCCGACGCCGAGCCAGAAGGTGAACAGGACGAGCAGACCGACCGCCGGTGCGGCTTGTCCGACGTTGGCGAGGTTCACCACGATGGGGCTGTAGCGGCGCAGTGCGGGCCGAGTGAGCAGGATTCCCAGCGGGATGGCCACCGCGATGACGATCACGGTGGCGGTCACCGTGAGCTTGATGTGGTCGAGGATGGTGGTCTGCAGAGTCGACCAACCGAGCGATTTTTCCTCGGTCTCGGTGAAAGTCGTTGTGGTGTACCAGGTGAAGTACCCGACGCCGATGACGAGGATGACGAGCGGCTCCAGCCACACATCGAGTGGGGTGCTGCGCAGCAGGCGTCTCATGGTGAGGCGGTGCCTCCGCCGTCGGCCGCCGGACGTTCGATGACGGCGGTCGGTTGGGCATCGGTGTCGATCACCGTCGTGTCTTCGTCGTCGGCGGCGACGACGGGTGTCTCGATGGGGCCGGTGCCCTCCTCGTGTTCGGCGTAGCCGATGTGTTCGGCTTCCCGTGCTTCGTCGAGCTGACCGCGGATGATCTCCATGACCGAGGCGATGGTGAGGTTGCCGATCACCGCGCCCCGGCCGTCGGTGACCAGCACACCGCCCTGACTCGCGGCGAGCATCGTGTCGAGGGCGTCGTTGAGGGTTGAGCTACGGGCGACCACCGGCAGCCGATGGTCGACGTAGTCGGAGACCTCGGGTTTGGAGGTGAGCTCGTCCAGCGACGGCCAGGCGCGCGGCCGGTCGTATTCGTCGACGACGACCACCCACGTGTGACCGGCGGCCCGCGCCCGGTCGATGACCCGGCCGGACGGTTCGCCGACGCGGGCGGTGATGACGTCGTTGTGTTCGACGTCGCGGACCCGGGTCAACGTCAGATGCGCGAGCGTCGCGCCGGACCCGATGAACTCCTCGACGAACGGTGTCGCCGGGCTGGCGAGGATCTCCTCGGGTGCCGCGTACTGCTCCACGTGCCCGCCCTCGGACAGGATGAGCACCTTGTCGCCGAGTTTGGTGGCCTCCTCGAAATCATGGGTGACGATCACGATCGTCTTGCCGAGTTCGTGCTGAATGGCGATCAGACTGTCCTGCAGCCGAACCCGCGTGATGGGGTCGACGGCTCCAAACGGCTCGTCCATCAGCAGCACCGGCGGATCGGCGGCCAGCGCGCGGGCCACGCCGACCCGCTGCTGCTGACCGCCGGACATGTCCTTGGGGAGCCGGTCGGCAAAGGTGTCGGCGTCGAGACCGACGAGATCGAGGAGGTAGGCGGTGCGGTCGGCGATTCGCTTCTTGTCCCAGCCGAGGACGCGCGGGATGGCGCCGATGTTCTTCGACACCGACCAGTGCGGGAACAGTCCGCCGGACTGGATGACATAGCCGATCGACTGGCGCAGTTTGTCGGGATTCTCCTTGGTGACGTCGCGGCCGCCGATGAAGATACGACCCTCGGTGGGTTCGATGAGCCGGTTGATCATCTTGAGGGTAGTGGTCTTTCCGCAGCCCGACGGCCCGACGAAGGCGACGATGTCGCCGGCGTCGATGTGCAGGTCGAGGCGCTCGACCGCGGGTTTGGTGGTCCCGCGGTAACGCTTGACGACGCCATCGAGGTCGATGTCGGTTCCGGTGACGGTGCGATCGCCCGGCGTCGTGGGCCGGCTGTTGACGTCGGTCATGAAAGTCCTTTGGAGATCGTGAGGCGTCCCAGCAGAACGAGCAAGGCGTCGAAGACGAGGGCGATGATGACGATGAGAATGGTTCCGGTCAACGCCATCTCGAGCGCGTTGGCACCGCCGAGCCGCGAAAAGCCGTTGAAGATCAGCGATCCGAGCCCCGGCCCGAGGACGTAGGCGACGATCGCGGCCACACCGACGATCATCTGCGTCGACACCCGGATGCCGGTCAGGATCACCGGCCAGGCGATCGGCAGCTCCACCGTCAGCAGGATGCGCCAGCGGGAAAGCCC is part of the Gordonia bronchialis DSM 43247 genome and encodes:
- a CDS encoding ABC transporter ATP-binding protein, coding for MTDVNSRPTTPGDRTVTGTDIDLDGVVKRYRGTTKPAVERLDLHIDAGDIVAFVGPSGCGKTTTLKMINRLIEPTEGRIFIGGRDVTKENPDKLRQSIGYVIQSGGLFPHWSVSKNIGAIPRVLGWDKKRIADRTAYLLDLVGLDADTFADRLPKDMSGGQQQRVGVARALAADPPVLLMDEPFGAVDPITRVRLQDSLIAIQHELGKTIVIVTHDFEEATKLGDKVLILSEGGHVEQYAAPEEILASPATPFVEEFIGSGATLAHLTLTRVRDVEHNDVITARVGEPSGRVIDRARAAGHTWVVVVDEYDRPRAWPSLDELTSKPEVSDYVDHRLPVVARSSTLNDALDTMLAASQGGVLVTDGRGAVIGNLTIASVMEIIRGQLDEAREAEHIGYAEHEEGTGPIETPVVAADDEDTTVIDTDAQPTAVIERPAADGGGTASP
- a CDS encoding vitamin K epoxide reductase family protein translates to MHESVEPEPDDEAAILAEVVGSWNRIVAWTLTVGGLISFVAAFTLTIERFELAENPKYVPSCSFNPVLSCGSVMATPQAAVFGFPNPMIGIAAFAVAVTFGLGLFAGARFAGWFWAGLQVGVTLGMVFICWLIYQSLYEIGALCPYCMVVWAMMIPIFVFVSVRNAHASGLTSRSSFVALLARNHALIITVWVLVIIALVGQRFWSYWSSLY
- a CDS encoding SDR family oxidoreductase encodes the protein MSTQKTAIVTGSARGIGAAVAKRLASDGLAVGVLDLDADACADTVKAITDAGGKAIAVGADVADEASVGRAVTQVFDQLGAPTVVVNNAGVLRDNLLFKMSVDDWDTVLAVHLRGAFNVTKAAQKYMVEAGWGRIVNLSSTSALGNRGQANYSAAKAGMQGFTKTLAIELGKFGVTANAIAPGFIATDMTAATAARVGADFEEFKKAAASQIPVNRVGVPEDIAHTASFFVSEGAGFVSGQVIYVAGGPKD
- a CDS encoding GlsB/YeaQ/YmgE family stress response membrane protein, which gives rise to MLWTIISAIIVGLIIGALARLVMPGKQNIGVLMTIVLGVLGSLIGSWICYSLFGYNNENGGWQIIPFIVGVIVAVVLIAAYLAITGRKTHTTV
- a CDS encoding AurF N-oxygenase family protein, which translates into the protein MTIQQEREIHDDTSTLERGTEVVSHRLLASAARLSRNALTEIDWDAPMDPRHYGCSPEWSTLYGTDYWAELTEEQRVRLTRHEFASIMSIGIWFEMLLQQLVIRDQYLGEYHSGEFQFALTEIADECRHSLMFAKATEKMVGTSYQPHPRIGKAGKLFGATTKNEVAYAGILVAEEILDVFQRGCMRDERVLPFIRTVNEIHVLEESRHMRYAREQVREAMAQAGPMKRRWSAYHTAVAASFIFTSLVRPQAYADAGLDKHRAVAEMRRNHHFQSMVRSGCAHLMEFLDEVGMLTPAAAKVYRKVHML
- a CDS encoding glycine betaine ABC transporter substrate-binding protein, which produces MSGAKAMRTSRGLLTVLSVVALLTIAGCGLVSSSGTFKTGALPDGAKPLAGAELVVTSKSFTEGVILGKITASYLASAGADVTDMTGAPGSASSRQAQLNGDADILWEYTGTAWVNYHQKTETISDPTELWKQVAAIEKSDYDLVWLPPANFNDTYAFAASPATAKRLNVRTLSDVARLPERDRTFCVDDEFFSRADGFLSMLAKYGIPYNKPNGVPPRNVTRMDAGVIYSATNNADPCNFGEVYTTDGRVKNLGLVLLDDDKKFFLPYSGTAVVRGEIMRKYPQLADLLGAISQRLTNDVMLDLNARVDIDGEDPADVAYDWLKSEGLIV
- a CDS encoding ABC transporter permease — translated: MRRLLRSTPLDVWLEPLVILVIGVGYFTWYTTTTFTETEEKSLGWSTLQTTILDHIKLTVTATVIVIAVAIPLGILLTRPALRRYSPIVVNLANVGQAAPAVGLLVLFTFWLGVGFKAAVVGLVVYAVLPILQNTIVGLRQVDARTIEASRGIGYSGLRTLVQVELPLAVPVILNGVRTALVILVGTATLSTFIGASSLGTLITTGITLFLPKLLVSGAILVGLLALIIDWLGRLFEFAATPKGLR